CCAAGGACACCGCCCTTTCACGGCGGCGACACGAGTTCAAATCTCGTCGGGGGTATTAACGCAGAAAAAAAACAAGCCTCGCTCTTCACGGGGCTTGTCTTTTTTTAACCACTTGCTGAGTGAAGCAGTCAGAGAGTTATATTCACCTACTCAGAACACCAATGACTTTCAGGATTAAGACTGAATTTGAAAATTGCAATCTCTACTGAAAATACGCTGCGTTTATATCTATGAAATGCTCCCATTCTTCCGGCACGTCTTCTTCCATGAAAATCGCCTCGACAGGACATTCGGGCGTACACACATTGCAATCAATGCATTCTTCGGGATGAATATAAAGTTGATTCACTGCTTCATACTCGTCGGGTGACTCGTCCGCATGTGGATAAATGCAATCCACGGGACATACGTCAGCACACGCGCTGTCTTTTACGTCGATACAGGGCTCACAAATTACATAAGCCATTTGAAAATCTTCCTTTTGTTTTTTTGAGTTTTGAGGTTGGCATTAGATATGCCAACCCGGTGCTATTTACTGAAAATATTCAGCGTTTATATCTATGAAATGTTCCCACTCTTCTGGCACATCCTCTTCCATGAAAATCGCCTCAACGGGACATACCGGTTCACATACACCACAGTCGATGCATTCTTCGGGGTCAATATAGAGCTGATTTACCGTTTCATATTCATCGGATGCGTCAGTCGGGTGTGGGTGAATGCAATCCACGGGACATACGTCTACACAAGCGTTATCTTTCACGTCAATGCAGGGTTCGCAAATTACGTACGTCATCTTATTTATCTCCTTTTTATCTATTTGTTTTTATTGTGCACGCTGCCAATGTTAATTTAAGGCGTGCTAATCTGATGCTATTTTTGGTAAAATTCATAATTATTTCAACATTACCGGAAGGCGAGGATACAATCCTCGCCAGCGGCGGTGAGGGTTCCCTTTACTGAAAAACTGTCTACATATTTTCGGATTTTACTGTTATTTTCAAACTATGGTAGGGCGGTAGTTATTCTTGCAGTCGTCCAGTGGATTTCTGTATCCAACCCGGGCTTTATATATCCGTAAGAGCCTTGGACGTACGGGATGCCCACCATGGTCTCCAATCTATAGGTGAGCTCCTTTGCCTCTGCGATATCCACCTTGTCCTCTTCGCGCTTTTGTAGTTTAAAGCCGTGATGGAGCAATCTCACTTGTAATCCATGTCCTTTTAAGGCATCTGCGAGGCGATTCGCCAACGCTTCAAACTGCGGGAATTGGATCTCGACGGTGTTTTCTTCTTGCCATAGACTAAAGCCGTTGTGGCGTACGGGAACATCCAAGCCTTTCTCTTTTAATAAAGCTTCCAGTTTCAGCATATCGTCGCAACGATAGTCCACCCCTTCATCTACGAGGATTTCCAATTGAAAACCGTCGTCGTCGACTTTCAAAGGTAGTGCTTGTTCAATGACTAAGGATTCCAAAATTTCCTTAACTTCTGGGACCCGGTGCATGTCGGAGGCGAGACGAGTTGTCGCTTCATCCCTCTCAGACACAGATCTCCCTACGGAGATACCGTGACTCAGGATTTCTCCATCCATCCACTGCTTTACTACTTCGTCCATACGCTCCTGAGTCAAGCCGTCTGACTTTTCGCTAACCAATAACGGACCGCTATTGGAGGCTCTGAGCGGCAGATCGAGTTCGGTAATTAGGGTGTCTAATAATTCTTTCACATCATCTGGACGCATGAGTTTTTCTCCTTTTCAGGACTTACACAACCCTTTGCTGGCGGAGGTTTGTAACCTCGCCAGATGCATGTAATGTATAAGGATTGGTGGAAAATCGCGTAAGTTCTACTTTTCTAAAATTAAGTTTTTATTCTGTTATAGTTTGTTCCATTGTGACTTAACGCCGTGGGAAACGCCACAAAGAGACACAAATACTTGCACTCGTCCAACTTGTATCCGAGGCTTCATCACGGTTTGCGTATTCATAAGCATTCAGCACATAATTGATGCCGAATGTCGTATCTATCTGTTCCGCCCACTTTTTGACCTGTGAGAGAGGTATCCCAGTTTCTGCACTCTTTTCAAGTTGAAACCCCCGATGGAACATTTTTGCTTTTACACCTCTCTCTTTTAGCAAAACCTTGAATCGACTTGCAACGCCTTCAAGTTGTGATACCGTAATCGCGCTTCCGTCTCTTTTGTCTAATCGAAATCCGCCGTGTAAGATTTTAACAGGATAGTGTGTTGCGTCATCCTCCGCCAAAGTAATCAACCGGAAACCACAGTCGGTGAAACGGACAGGTAGTTTTTGTTCCCTTATGACGGATTCAAGAAATGATTCAACCACTAAGGATTCTGGTAATTCCTTGGCAGGAGAGACAGAATCAGTTCTCGTATAGAACTCCATAATTTCTGCTCGTCCCGGCGGGCGTTCATGAATTTTTCCATCTGTATTCCATTGGTGGATGACATCTTTAATACGTGCCTCCACTGTCGAATCCAATGCGCGTAAATCTTGGGAGGGTGCCATATCAACAACATCAATGGGGAGACATTTCTCCACGATTAGGGTCTTCAGTAATTCCTTGGCATCCGTTGGTGTCATATTAATATCTCCTTCTGATGGATTAAGAATGTAAATCAGCAGATAAGGTTACATAAAAAACAAATTTTTTCCGATGCCGTCCAGCTTTTAACCTTTATCGCGAAATATATGATCAAATTCGCCGGGATATTCCGCTTTCATCCAAGCGACCAACTTCTGTTTTGCTCGATGCAGCCGCACCTTGGTTGCTGATGGACTAATATTCAATGTTTTCGCAATTTCTCCGAGCGTCATGTTGTTGAGTCTGAGCTCAAACGCGCGCCGTTCTGATTCGGGCAGCCGCTGCGCCAAAACACGGACGATTTCCAGCTGCTCTTCAGCGATTATTGATTCTATGGGAGAACGATGCTCAGGTTCTATCGTGTAGGTTTCAAAGATTTCATCAATCGGAGCTGTCTCAATACTTCTTCGGTTTTCTCTGATGTGCGTTGCGATGAGTTGCTTTGCTATGCTAAACATCCAACTCGAAAATTTTTTGCGATCCCGAAGGGTGCCGAGGTGAGCATGCACTCTAATAAACGTCTCTTGCATCAAGTCCTGCGCGGTTTCCCAACTGCCAACGCGCCTATAGAAAAAATTGAGAAGCGACATTTCGTAACGGTGATAGAGGATTTCAAAGGCACCCTCATTCTCATCATCTAAACTTTGATGTACTAACTCTTCATCGCGCGATTTATCCATTGCCATCACATCCTGTTTTTGAATCGCCACCTATAGTAAAATCCGAAAAGATATACAGCATATCTCATAAATACCAGTATGTCAGTACCTAAACTGCATTATAGGTTAAGAATGCAAATCCTTTGAAAAGGTTACATA
Above is a window of Candidatus Poribacteria bacterium DNA encoding:
- a CDS encoding 4Fe-4S binding protein, with amino-acid sequence MAYVICEPCIDVKDSACADVCPVDCIYPHADESPDEYEAVNQLYIHPEECIDCNVCTPECPVEAIFMEEDVPEEWEHFIDINAAYFQ
- a CDS encoding RNA polymerase sigma factor, with amino-acid sequence MAIQKQDVMAMDKSRDEELVHQSLDDENEGAFEILYHRYEMSLLNFFYRRVGSWETAQDLMQETFIRVHAHLGTLRDRKKFSSWMFSIAKQLIATHIRENRRSIETAPIDEIFETYTIEPEHRSPIESIIAEEQLEIVRVLAQRLPESERRAFELRLNNMTLGEIAKTLNISPSATKVRLHRAKQKLVAWMKAEYPGEFDHIFRDKG